A single genomic interval of bacterium harbors:
- a CDS encoding potassium transporter Kup produces the protein MMTPLDSTESPVPQNGNTPTSHPKQAILGLTIAALGVVYGDIGTSPLYSTRVSFTPGCGVPPTEANILGIISMILWSLLSLITIKYLALVLRADNRGEGGILALMALVNQDRKAGKRTLFFVLLGLLGASLLYGDGLITPAISVLSAIEGLNMGAITFTPHTIVILALAMLIGLFWMQRRGTQSVGTIFGPVMLVWFAAIASLGMISIFKTPCILSALNPWHAVEFFIANRWQAFVTMGAVFLAVTGGEALYADMGHFGIGPIRLGWFTLVMPALVLNYCGQGAWMLHQLSDPQSVTLINGQVTLNQALISNLFYRNVPHWAIYPMVALATAATIIASQAIISGAFSMTRQAIQLGYCPRLAIVHTSKRQIGQVYLPLVNGLMLVGTLLLVLGFKNSDSLAGAYGVAVSLTMLITTLFMIAVMRRLWNWPWLVVILIAVPFLLMDLTFFGSNILKISEGGWVPLAISSGFIIIMTTWHRGRDILGRKMAEAAISIDLFIKDVATSKPHRVSGVAVFLTGNPDGIPRTLLHNYKHNKILHEQIVFITIQTDDIPRVSDADRTQVKVLPEGFYQILLRYGFSEDPDLSSYLKSLKIEGLDLEPMKVTFFLGRETLILVNNPDMRLWRKILFSYLSRNSWDASKFFRIPPNRVIEVGIQIEL, from the coding sequence ATGATGACCCCGCTCGACAGCACTGAGTCCCCGGTACCGCAGAACGGGAACACGCCTACCAGCCATCCCAAACAGGCGATCTTGGGACTGACGATTGCCGCCTTGGGCGTCGTGTATGGAGATATCGGTACAAGCCCGCTCTACTCCACCCGGGTCAGTTTTACCCCCGGGTGCGGAGTCCCGCCCACCGAGGCCAATATTCTGGGGATCATCTCGATGATCCTGTGGTCCTTGCTTTCCCTCATCACCATTAAATACCTGGCGCTGGTACTTCGTGCAGACAACCGCGGTGAAGGGGGCATCCTGGCCCTGATGGCCCTGGTTAACCAGGACCGGAAAGCCGGCAAAAGGACTCTATTTTTTGTTTTGTTGGGGCTACTCGGGGCCTCCCTGCTCTATGGAGATGGACTGATCACCCCGGCCATTTCCGTATTAAGCGCCATCGAGGGCTTGAATATGGGCGCCATCACCTTCACTCCCCACACCATCGTTATTCTCGCACTGGCCATGTTAATTGGCCTGTTCTGGATGCAACGACGCGGCACCCAGTCGGTGGGCACTATTTTCGGCCCGGTCATGCTGGTCTGGTTTGCCGCCATCGCCAGCCTCGGAATGATCTCCATTTTCAAGACGCCCTGCATTCTGTCCGCCCTGAACCCGTGGCATGCCGTTGAATTTTTTATCGCCAACCGGTGGCAGGCCTTTGTGACCATGGGTGCGGTGTTCCTGGCGGTCACTGGCGGAGAAGCCCTTTATGCCGATATGGGCCATTTTGGCATCGGGCCCATTCGGCTGGGGTGGTTCACCCTTGTCATGCCGGCGTTGGTATTGAACTACTGCGGGCAAGGGGCCTGGATGCTCCATCAATTGAGCGATCCGCAAAGTGTGACCCTGATCAACGGGCAGGTCACCTTGAATCAAGCCCTGATCTCGAACCTCTTCTACCGGAACGTCCCCCATTGGGCCATCTATCCGATGGTGGCCCTCGCCACCGCAGCCACCATCATCGCCTCACAAGCGATTATTTCAGGGGCTTTTTCAATGACCCGACAGGCCATCCAACTCGGCTATTGCCCTCGTCTGGCCATTGTTCACACTTCCAAAAGACAAATCGGGCAGGTCTATCTTCCCCTGGTCAATGGGCTGATGCTGGTGGGAACCCTGCTCCTGGTGCTCGGGTTTAAAAACTCCGACAGTCTGGCCGGCGCCTATGGAGTGGCGGTGTCGCTCACCATGCTTATTACGACCCTGTTTATGATTGCCGTGATGCGCCGGCTCTGGAATTGGCCCTGGCTGGTCGTAATCCTCATCGCCGTGCCCTTCCTTCTCATGGATCTCACTTTTTTCGGATCCAACATCCTGAAGATCAGCGAAGGCGGGTGGGTCCCTCTGGCCATTTCATCCGGATTCATTATCATAATGACTACTTGGCACCGTGGCCGCGACATTCTGGGGCGCAAGATGGCCGAAGCGGCCATTTCGATTGATCTGTTTATCAAAGATGTGGCCACTTCAAAACCCCACCGGGTGTCCGGCGTTGCTGTTTTTCTGACCGGAAATCCAGACGGAATTCCCCGGACCCTGTTGCACAACTATAAACACAACAAAATCCTGCACGAACAGATCGTATTCATTACCATCCAAACCGACGATATCCCCCGTGTGTCGGACGCTGACAGAACCCAGGTAAAAGTACTTCCAGAAGGGTTCTATCAAATCCTGCTCCGGTATGGATTCAGCGAGGACCCGGACCTGTCATCCTACCTGAAAAGTCTCAAGATTGAGGGACTTGATTTGGAACCGATGAAAGTGACCTTCTTCCTCGGGCGCGAAACCCTGATTCTCGTCAACAACCCGGATATGCGACTCTGGCGTAAAATCCTATTTTCTTATCTGTCGCGAAATTCATGGGATGCCTCCAAGTTTTTCCGGATCCCTCCGAACCGGGTGATTGAAGTCGG